Below is a genomic region from Hemitrygon akajei unplaced genomic scaffold, sHemAka1.3 Scf000047, whole genome shotgun sequence.
ataatccgaggcaatatattttctaatctaatagccaaaattttactaaaaatcttaaaagccgtattcagcaaagatataggtcgataggatgcacattcagtagggtctttatcttttttaagaattaaagaaatagaagcttcataaaaagattgtggtagtttacctatacttaatgcatctttaaaaattttacaaagccaaggagaaagtatagaagaaaaggatttaaaaaattctacagaaaaaccatctggacctgaagctttacccgagttcattgaaaaaaacagccttttctatttcagactccgtaataggtgtatccaaaaatacactatcttcaacagttacttttggaatattcaatttccctaaaaattcgttcattatagaagagtccttagtacattctgattgatataaggaattataaaaatcttgaaaggctttatttatctctttatgatcaatcgtcaaagtaccatcttgtttacgaatcctagtaatttgtcgcttatccgaagcaattttcaattgattagctagtagtttacctgacttatctccatatgtatagaattgagcttttgatttaattaactgactttcaatcgaggaggttaataataaactatgctccatttgaagttccactctttctttataaagttctttactagaaGTTGATGAATagatcttgtcaattgccttaattttatcaactaatgttaatattttggaattagttcgtttcctaactccggcagaatatgaaataatctgtccacgaatatatgccttaaaagtatcccacaaaattccactagagatctctgctgtagaatttattgagaaaaacaaatcaatttgctgtttaataaagttaacaaagtcagagtcctgcagtaaaacaggattaagcctccaacttttagtactaatatatgaatccgtcaccttaatagataacttcaaaggtgcatgatcagatatagtaatggagtcatatttacaatccatgacatctgtaagtaaatgctgatcaatgaaaaagtaatcaattcttgaataactgTGAtagacatgggaaaagtatgaaaactctttgtcattagggtgtaaaaaacgccaaatttcacaaatagctgaatcaatcataaaggaattaataagagaagccgatttattcggaaaagtttgaatgggcttggatctatccatcacagagtttaaacaacaattaaaatccccgcccattatcaatctatattgattcagattgggaaaggatgtaaataagcatttaaaaaattcaggacaatcaatatttggagcataaacattaactaaaacaactttttgattaaaaagtaaaccagtaataagcaaaaatctaccctgcggatctgaaattgtttcatgatgtataaaagcagttgatgagtctataaaaatagacacacctctcactttggcttgcaaatttgagtgatactgttggcccttccagaacctaaacaaccgctgactatccatcttccttacatgagtctcttgtataaaaataacattagcattcattctatggaatactttgaatactttttccgtttgatcggatgatttaaaccattagtattccaagaaacaaaattaatagtcTTAACCATcttgacaatatatattacagttaatacataagttcgaaagaaaagtgaactcatgaacccggaagaaggaagtaagtgcAAAAGGAAACTGGAAGtcacagcactgcagccatttttgtagtttcatataagcccatgaaataaaactaagcgaAAAGCAagcgaaaaaaaagaaaaaaaaaattcccctcccaccaccctcgaaaccccaggaaaaaagccaaaaaaggCAAGCGAGCGAGCTAATACTAAaactacccccatgtctcaagacggcaactcgaacgtaataaagttaaaaaaaatacaaacaacccacattataaaaagggTTGATACTACAAAAGTTAagatataaaattagtgttataaatgtatataaacaaaagagTTAAAAGAAAAGAATTAAGACAATAAATagaagtttaaaactttcaaatacatcaaaacagttatgacgctccaaacactggagtcagtcgggaagaagaaacgccattttttttttccaatcttaatattcaaatgttaaaagtataaaagagagcgtatatcgatttaaaaaaaagaaaaacaaaagagaagaaaaaacccTAATCAGTCACtttcaacgctaatagattaataatatgaaaaaatataaaatcagaataagcccagcaaaaaaaaaagaaagctttaAAAAATGTATGTAAAAAATACATGtaaaccatatcaaaaaaaaagaaagaacccAAACATCAATCTATAatagatccaaatctataggctaaattacactggtcagcccgatagaatgtcattgttccaggaaaccttgagcatccgctggcgatttaaacagccgaaaagttccatcttgaagggtgactctcagATGTGCTGGAAATAgcagcgcttgcttgtagccttcctggtgaaaattcgacataaccgatctgaaagccagcctagcccgtaagACCTCTGGGCTATAATCCTCCAAGATGCGAAACTTGAAATCTTGATGGGTTATCATGccttttttacgagccgcacgAATCAAACGATCTTTGATATGAGGATAATGAATCCTCAAAATTATGTGCCGCGGTTTCAGACTTGAAATTGTCTGAAATCTTGATACCAGATGTGCTCGATCGATTATTGGGGGGCAATTCAGGACCTCTTCGCCCAGGACATtcactagaaatttagagaagaaaacggtaagatcaccgctttcaaatttttccgggatcccaattaaccgaagattttgtcttcgagagcgattttccaaatcagtaattttaactttataacgatccatctgttgagacgtcaaagtttgctcttcttgtattttttcgatCATACGATCTTTcttacgagcggcttcttcaagagccaaaatgcttgcttgttgattttgtgattccagtgaaagggtcaggaacttttcttcgagtgatttcAAACGCTCGTCATACTTTGATAGCCTTACGAATAATTTTTCCACGAACTTTTCAAATTTAGCTTCTATAAGCTTCGCAACTGCTTCTAAAGTTACCgattctttcgtctgtttcggttcttttactttagacatttcagcgttgagaataattcaaatagtttaaaaagaagaattctgtatgtttagacccctttagaataagtttaaggggtgtttgtaggttaaaaaacgTAAAAGTTCTGGAGCAAAGCCTAaatgcggtttactccatgagcgccatcttgagactccccagctctcagcttcatcccaccccctcaggtcttctcttatcattttgcatttcaccctcacccaactactttcaaatctcttactatctttcctatcagttagtcctgacgaagggtctcggcccgaaacgtcgacagtacttcttatagacgctgcctggtctgcagtgttccatcagcattttgtgcgtgttgtttgaatttccagcatctgcagatttcctcatgagtgttatgtgtgtaaatataactcccaaactattgagctgagggcttggagtcttgagatggtaaagtattaaagttcagttcaaccatggaatacgtgatgagagagagatatttgtaatccagggtaaatgttgagagaaggcaattatgtcgaattccacagattccatggTGGTATAATGagagaacagttgctgtagattttatccaccATCTTTACAAATGTACATTCAAATTATCACCAAAAGTTACTTGTCTTAAGGGGTATCATCTTCAAATGAATGaccacaccacagccaggcaggggttaacacataagtggtctccacaggatatccctaatcagatccactcctatggatcaaatgaGGGGACAACCACACATTCAATGTATGGTGAATTGATAATTAAACCACCCTTATGGCAAAGGAAACTTCTAaatagtgacccttggccactagttccctggttttgatccttccatttttcctccttcatctccgtctgactctgagtgtctgtgtcctcggttaaaactaaacaagctgcgagcgatgtaaacaagctgcaagtcagactgattcgccttcttaatctctctctcttaaaatgacagtccacagcaaacaaaacccagggattcataacaatggccactccccattgcgaactgacaggtgtgccagtaggtgcgatgactgagtgaatctcttcccactttctgagcaggtgaacagcttctccccagtgtgtactcgctgatgactctgtaggtgggatgactgagtgaatctcttcccacagactgagcaggtgaacggcttcaccccagtgtgaactcgctggtgtttctgcagggtagaagagtcagtgaatctcttcccacattctgaacagctgaaaggcttctccccagtgtgacctcgctggtgtttctgcagggtagaagagtcagtgaatctcttcccacattctgaacaggtgaaaggcttctccccagtgtgaattcgctggtgtctctgtagggtggatgactgagtgaatcccttcccacagtctgagcaggtgaacggcttctccccagtgtgaactcgctgatgtctctgtagggtggataactcagtgaatccctttctacagtctgagcaggtgaacggtttctccccagtgtgaactcgctggtgactctggaagtgagatgactgagtgaatctcttcccacagactgagcaggtgaatggcttctccccagtgtgaactcgctgatgtctctgtaggctggataactcagtgaatcccttcccacaatctgagcaggtgaacggcttctccccagtgtgaactcgcaggtgtttctgcaggtcggatgactgagtaaatcctttcccacattctgagcaggtgaacggcttctccccagtgtgaactcgctggtgtttctgcaggtcggATGACTGaataaatcctttcccacattctgagcaggtgaacggcttctccccagtgtgaactcgttgatgaatctgcagtttggatgactgagtgaatctcttcccacattctgagcaggtgaacggtttctccccagtgtgaactcgctgatgactcaggaGGTGGGATgattcagtgaatctcttcccacagactgagcaggtgaacggcttcaccccagtgtgaactcgctggtgtttctgcaggttagcagagtcagtgaatctcttcccacattctgaacaggtgaaaggcttctccccagtgtgaattcgctggtgtctctgtagggtgtatgactgagtgaatcccttcccacagtctgagcaggtgaatggcttctccccagtgtgaactcgct
It encodes:
- the LOC140720820 gene encoding uncharacterized protein, with amino-acid sequence MAHQRFHTRERPYTCSECGKGFTQSSDLLKHQRIHTGEKPFTCSVCGKRFTLSSHLQIHQRVHTGEKPFTCSVCGKGFTQSSTLQTHQRVHTGEKPFTCSDCGKGFTQSYTLQRHQRIHTGEKPFTCSECGKRFTDSANLQKHQRVHTGVKPFTCSVCGKRFTESSHLLSHQRVHTGEKPFTCSECGKRFTQSSKLQIHQRVHTGEKPFTCSECGKGFIQSSDLQKHQRVHTGEKPFTCSECGKGFTQSSDLQKHLRVHTGEKPFTCSDCGKGFTELSSLQRHQRVHTGEKPFTCSVCGKRFTQSSHFQSHQRVHTGEKPFTCSDCRKGFTELSTLQRHQRVHTGEKPFTCSDCGKGFTQSSTLQRHQRIHTGEKPFTCSECGKRFTDSSTLQKHQRGHTGEKPFSCSECGKRFTDSSTLQKHQRVHTGVKPFTCSVCGKRFTQSSHLQSHQRVHTGEKLFTCSEKVSERLSGELW